GATAATCGCGTCACTCCAAAATGGCCacaataataatgagaaattttcGGGCCATCGCTAGCCTAGCCTCAGTAGCAGCTCcgaaacgtaaaaattttaaccttACGGTTAACAATATCACGTACTGTTTTAAGTTATATAAACTTCAATTGCAGGTTGTATTTCCGCCTTTCCTGCGCTAAGAAATCAAGCTCAGCCGCCAACTGCACCACCGGCtgaaaaaacagaagaaacaCGTCGTAAGGTTTCATACATCAAGTTCAATTCTcactattttttataacaCTTGTCTAATGGGCTGCGGAATAACTGTCTTGTTAGCGAAGAGAGATTTCACAGTCAGAGCGATCAAATTTGATGCAAATTTTGTGAGTGGTAACAGGGCCAACATGAATAGACACATATCGCCATTTGAACGAATAAGTTTTCGTTGCCGTAGAACAAGATATTTCAAAGATGTACCTAGTATCTTATAAAAAGTTCCAGATTTTCACAAGGTATGAAAATGTTAGAGATTTACTTGATTGAGTTTTTCTGATATTCAAGTCTTTTCTAAATACTTTTCACCTAGTAGAAGCTGGATATTTAAAGAAATGCGACTCCAAACTGCTGCATTTATTTAAACATTGCTCCACAGGTatctacccaaaaattattaCTGCAGTCTAAAGATTGACATTATTTCTTCCTCACAAAAACTTTGAATCGAATTCAACTCCCCGTGCTCTGTGACATTTTATGCTAACTTATTCCATGTAAAATGATGTGATAATGTTGATGTAATCGATTTATCAATTGTTCATATGGTAGCGGAATCACcacattatatattttaatatttcttctCTGAGGAATGGCATTTTCGTGCAtcgcaaatttttaaaaacggaattatttttcagctACTGTTCGCAAAGTTGACCACGTTGCTCGCAGTCAGTTAACAGACTTTGGTCGCTACGTTGCTGACTGCGTTCCTAAGTATGTACAAAAGATTCAACTGACAGCAGGAGATGAACTGGAAGTCTTGATAGCACCGGAAGGAGTTGTTCCAGTTTTAAGTTTCCTCAAAGATCATCAAAATGCTCAATTTCTGAACATAGTAGACATTACCGCAATCGACGTTCCAAGCAGAGACAACAGATTTGAGGTACCATttgataattgtttataaaattacaatgttGCAATAaactggaaaattttcattcaagtaTTCGAAAGTGTTCAAAACATCTTTAATTAGGTTAGTCTCAATTTACTTGAGACTGTTTCCTGCATCATACTTTTATTCATGTATGTTCTCCAATAATCACTTATCCACAGCTCATATACAATCTTCTCTCGCTACGCTACAATGCTAGAATTCGAGTCAAGACATACACGGATGAGCTGTCGCCAGTTGACTCAGCCTGCGAAGTGTTCAAGGGTGCCAATTGGTATGAACGTGAAATATGGGATATGTTTGGTGTATTCTTTGCCAATCATCCTGATCTACGCAGAATTCTCACCGACTATGGTTTCGAAGGGCATCCTCTTAGAAAGGATTTCCCATTGAGCGGATACGTCGAggtatacacattttttttatgatcaTCCACTCCAACGTTCCCTAATAGAGCTTCAAAGAAGCAATGACAATCTTTACCCTTCTCTAACTGTGTGTTTTCACAATTATCTATAACATGTCAATTATTCAGGTACGTTATgacgacgaaaagaaaagagtgGTTGCAGAGCCACTTGAAATGGCTCAAGAATTCCGAAGATTTGAATTGGCTGCTCCGTGGGAACAGTTTCCTAACTTCCGAGGTGCACCGCCCAGTTCTGAGGAGATACCAGTCGACAAGAAGTAAGCATGTATTATTGCTCTGATATAGTATACACAATAAACATGGATTGATTGTCACCAGATTGTATTAGTTGCTGTAGTTGTTTATTTACAATTCAAGTTCTCTAATATTCTTCTCAAATCTGATTTTACCAGATAATAGCGTACGCCGGTGTTGATGTATAACAACTGTACAATTTTACATTAAAAACTTTTGTTCGAGAAGTTCATATTATCTTGAATGTGTCTCTGCaaacatacgtgtataatacatgtaattGGTTTACCGTTCACTTGAGTTTCCATTGTAGAAATACTAAAACGATTATGCTGTTTTGTTACACGCAAATCATTTAAATAAACGCATATCGTAAATAATTGAACAGccagagagaaaaagagtgtgagaaagagagaaagcgaAAGCCGTATGtgaaaataatcgttgaaaaataaatgatacaCAATTgctataaatttattgttaattatttatttcattctcaaTTCGTGTGTGTTTCCTATACCCCAAATTTCAACAcatcaattaatcaaaattttaatgaCTATCGAAGAGGCAAATTATATTGGAGATGAAGCGTTTTCATTTTCGGTAGTataacgataaatattttaataacatATACGTAATGAAtagacaaattttttgttcaaaacacTTGCTCGCGTGAAATCAATAAACAACAACAGAGTAGATGTATTTGCGTTATCTAAAACCCACGTGCACTCTAGTGCCAACAAGACGCACGTAATTAATAtacagttataaataatatataaagtttatggcttgaaaaaaaaaaatctgaaatactAAGATTGTTACaattatatacaataaattgtaCTTTGTTGCTTTTTTATAAGATTGCAACTTGTCATGACCTACAGTGCAAGTTTTAGATTCAAAATATTCGTTCGGTTTTATCAGATAAGTGGTTGGTGGCctagaattattttcacgtaATGAATAAACTGTGTATTTGAACCGACGATGAGCTTATCTaacatgtaatatataatttgccaaaaatatattttgttttgtattaTAATGCAGTATTTCCAGTTTGGGATTTATATCGTATTGATCCCAGATTAAACCTACATCAAAACTTGCTTACATAAATGCACTGATATATACATTGAcatatttatacctatataagtttttgaatttttcataaatcaaTTCGTGCAGATTTTGCGAAAACATATTTCAAGTagttataaaatttccaatcaacattaaaaatacaaatttataaGTAATTCCGTACTTTTGCAATCGATACACTGAAATGAATTATATCAACATGataaaatggaagaaaaatgtcATAATACAAATGATACACTGATTGagtacaaaattatttcatacataaaatttttcatgtcaaaaaaattagctTAACTAAGTTTGAAGAATTATACACCGAAGATGCATTCAGCAAAATAAAACTCCTCATATCCGTGACTTGAACAGGTCTAGAagtcttttttcaattaaatactAAACTTTGTGGCTTTGGATATGAGTAGCTTAGTTTTGCActacttttattattaatacaatAACATATCAATGGTTATTACCAACTGGATATTCACCAAttgattaatatttacaaatggttcatgtttacactACAAATAGTGAATTTGCAATGTCTCGTAATTGAAGCTGCGATTCATCACCACTGTCAAACCAATTTTATCCATAAATATAGCCACAACTATACTTTTCATCTTTTAATTGTGCTTGAGACTTGGTACTATGGTTGTGCATTTCTttatatcaaatattataagtttAAATTAATTGTCTGTAAAAACATTTGGATGATTTCAAAACTCTACAAGGTCATATGTAAGATTTAAAGATATTCTGTAGCATGCTGAGGAGTTGCGGCTATCAGGATATTTGCAGAGCCACCTAGATTTTTAAGATTATTGGTACCGTGGATGATGTTCGTTGTCTGTCTATTATCTTTAGAACATAATCGTGTCATTTGAGAGGTATTACAAAACGTAATTAGAACTTTTAATTCGTTAATAACACAAGGGATAAATTTTATCTTCAATAATAGGATGTtgatttgattaaaatattgattttcattGAGCATTGTTTGTTCGTTGACAAACTTCTGTAATATACTCGTTTCTTAGCTACTTGGAAAAAATGGGGAAACCAGTGAAAACCATAATACAGTACTATCATTACCTACAACGGTAACGAAAGTAAAACTTTACTGCaatgcaaatgaaaattgcTTGGTACGTATCCAATTTGTATCCTTGCCTCGTCGTTACTTTCCTCGATACAGTTAGTAATATATaaacaaattatacaataatattcgGTAACTTTTAACACATATGATTAAATTGTACACGCTCACCTTTGTACACGCTGAATTCCAGCTGAAATTTAAtcattgcaaaacaaaaaGTCATTGCCGTAAAATATAGAtgaaaacgaataataaaattatatagaACTAGTTTTTGGTAGAGGTCTTAAGGTAGAGACTTCTCTTTGTCGTTCATGGAATTCTTGGAAGCAGGGTACAATGCAGAGATTAGTTTGGCATTCGGGACAGTGATATTTAGTCTTCCTCCTCAGTATCCTACCATGCGCGTCTATCGTGTTCCAACAATGATTGCAACCCAAAGCTGGTCCAGGTCGTTGTACCGGACAATGACCAAGTCGTTGATCGCTTGATCCTTCTCGAGACAGTCGCGATTCACTTCTGACTCCAGTCTGTTGGAGAAAGCtatgtttttacattttttcttcaatttatacACAGTGATTTTCCACAGTTATCGTTCGTGTATGTCATAccattcaataatttattgaacttTTGGTCAAATCACTTTAAAGTTCAACCCGTTCGGTTATAAGAATTCTAGGTGACATGTCACTTTCAAACATACCGCTGACATTGTTGTCGATCGTCGTAAGAAATGTATCATGCAAAATTCAACATTACAATAGTTTGAGGAGATTCAACATAGCTTGAGTATTTTGAATATCTGCCTGATTTACAGGGTATTGCGTAATTGTTCGACAAATGAGTTAATGAACCAAGACCGAAATAAAACATCTTAGGGGAGAGATATTAGATGGAATAGAAATAGATATGAGAACTCTGACGGCATAAAAATCGTTCAACTGCTTAGAAATTTGGCTCAGGGTGTGATCGTGTCCAAACAACAAACTCAAGGTATGTAAATCACCTCTCCAAGACTTTACTAATTAATACCAACCTGCGGGGAAGAAGAACTTCGCCTCAACTCAGCTGTCCTTACTCTTAATCCGCCCATACTGCTTCCAGGCTCTCTGATATCTCTTCCTTCGCCGTGACTACTGTCTTCTGTCTTTATGAATGGTGCGTGTTCTATTATGATACTAGGACTAGTCGATCTTCCAGGATATTCAGGGTTCGAATGTTGTCTATGTATCAAATGACCGCCGGACACGCTCTGCTGTTGACTCGGTAAAAGTGGATGGGAATG
This is a stretch of genomic DNA from Neodiprion fabricii isolate iyNeoFabr1 chromosome 2, iyNeoFabr1.1, whole genome shotgun sequence. It encodes these proteins:
- the LOC124176466 gene encoding NADH dehydrogenase [ubiquinone] iron-sulfur protein 3, mitochondrial, which encodes MATIIMRNFRAIASLASVAAPKRCISAFPALRNQAQPPTAPPAEKTEETRPTVRKVDHVARSQLTDFGRYVADCVPKYVQKIQLTAGDELEVLIAPEGVVPVLSFLKDHQNAQFLNIVDITAIDVPSRDNRFELIYNLLSLRYNARIRVKTYTDELSPVDSACEVFKGANWYEREIWDMFGVFFANHPDLRRILTDYGFEGHPLRKDFPLSGYVEVRYDDEKKRVVAEPLEMAQEFRRFELAAPWEQFPNFRGAPPSSEEIPVDKK